A window from Hemicordylus capensis ecotype Gifberg chromosome 2, rHemCap1.1.pri, whole genome shotgun sequence encodes these proteins:
- the COPRS gene encoding coordinator of PRMT5 and differentiation stimulator isoform X4 yields MPLTETGVDGSALTGQNEVEVVKRVKTFCWRPRKGPAEVVTDDMTSSLDESDDLDSDVEDCSMPTDTVFPELKTASHYEKEDWDKELADSKYSDNPYDFEDVIHCGSFQDQDPMASCSLQEEPLYDPSLHHVAPLTVSQLQAVLVDGQFDDAVD; encoded by the exons ATGCCTTTAACAGAG ACAGGAGTTGATGGATCTGCTCTCACTGGACAGAATGAAGTTGAAGTGGTGAAGAGGGTGAAGACTTTCTGCTGGAGGCCTAGAAAAG GTCCAGCAGAAGTTGTGACAGATGACATGACAAGCAGTTTAGATGAGTCTGATGATTTGGATTCGGATGTTGAAGACTGCAGCATGCCTACAGATACAGTTTTTCCTGAGTTGAAAACTGCATCCCACTATGAGAAAGAGGACTGGGATAAAGAGCTGGCGGACAGCAAATACAGTGACAATCCTTATG ATTTTGAAGATGTTATCCACTGTGGAAGTTTCCAAGATCAGGATCCAATGGCATCGTGCTCTCTTCAAGAAGAGCCTTTGTATGACCCAAGCTTGCATCATGTAGCACCACTGACTGTTAGCCAGCTGCAGGCCGTGCTGGTGGATGGCCAGTTTGATGATGCTGTTGACTGA
- the COPRS gene encoding coordinator of PRMT5 and differentiation stimulator isoform X2 → MPLTETGVDGSALTGQNEVEVVKRVKTFCWRPRKGCTKEDEILFSAAPQNKTGGNGLTGPAEVVTDDMTSSLDESDDLDSDVEDCSMPTDTVFPELKTASHYEKEDWDKELADSKYSDNPYDFEDVIHCGSFQDQDPMASCSLQEEPLYDPSLHHVAPLTVSQLQAVLVDGQFDDAVD, encoded by the exons ATGCCTTTAACAGAG ACAGGAGTTGATGGATCTGCTCTCACTGGACAGAATGAAGTTGAAGTGGTGAAGAGGGTGAAGACTTTCTGCTGGAGGCCTAGAAAAG gttgcaccaaagaagatgaaATCCTATTTTCTGCTGCCCCACAAAATAAGACAGGAGGCAATGGCTTAACTG GTCCAGCAGAAGTTGTGACAGATGACATGACAAGCAGTTTAGATGAGTCTGATGATTTGGATTCGGATGTTGAAGACTGCAGCATGCCTACAGATACAGTTTTTCCTGAGTTGAAAACTGCATCCCACTATGAGAAAGAGGACTGGGATAAAGAGCTGGCGGACAGCAAATACAGTGACAATCCTTATG ATTTTGAAGATGTTATCCACTGTGGAAGTTTCCAAGATCAGGATCCAATGGCATCGTGCTCTCTTCAAGAAGAGCCTTTGTATGACCCAAGCTTGCATCATGTAGCACCACTGACTGTTAGCCAGCTGCAGGCCGTGCTGGTGGATGGCCAGTTTGATGATGCTGTTGACTGA
- the COPRS gene encoding coordinator of PRMT5 and differentiation stimulator isoform X3: METAERQDARLAGGLEEQRTGVDGSALTGQNEVEVVKRVKTFCWRPRKGPAEVVTDDMTSSLDESDDLDSDVEDCSMPTDTVFPELKTASHYEKEDWDKELADSKYSDNPYDFEDVIHCGSFQDQDPMASCSLQEEPLYDPSLHHVAPLTVSQLQAVLVDGQFDDAVD, translated from the exons ATGGAGACGGCCGAGCGGCAGGATGCTCGCTTAGCGGGTGGCCTAGAGGAGCAGAGG ACAGGAGTTGATGGATCTGCTCTCACTGGACAGAATGAAGTTGAAGTGGTGAAGAGGGTGAAGACTTTCTGCTGGAGGCCTAGAAAAG GTCCAGCAGAAGTTGTGACAGATGACATGACAAGCAGTTTAGATGAGTCTGATGATTTGGATTCGGATGTTGAAGACTGCAGCATGCCTACAGATACAGTTTTTCCTGAGTTGAAAACTGCATCCCACTATGAGAAAGAGGACTGGGATAAAGAGCTGGCGGACAGCAAATACAGTGACAATCCTTATG ATTTTGAAGATGTTATCCACTGTGGAAGTTTCCAAGATCAGGATCCAATGGCATCGTGCTCTCTTCAAGAAGAGCCTTTGTATGACCCAAGCTTGCATCATGTAGCACCACTGACTGTTAGCCAGCTGCAGGCCGTGCTGGTGGATGGCCAGTTTGATGATGCTGTTGACTGA
- the COPRS gene encoding coordinator of PRMT5 and differentiation stimulator isoform X1, translating to METAERQDARLAGGLEEQRTGVDGSALTGQNEVEVVKRVKTFCWRPRKGCTKEDEILFSAAPQNKTGGNGLTGPAEVVTDDMTSSLDESDDLDSDVEDCSMPTDTVFPELKTASHYEKEDWDKELADSKYSDNPYDFEDVIHCGSFQDQDPMASCSLQEEPLYDPSLHHVAPLTVSQLQAVLVDGQFDDAVD from the exons ATGGAGACGGCCGAGCGGCAGGATGCTCGCTTAGCGGGTGGCCTAGAGGAGCAGAGG ACAGGAGTTGATGGATCTGCTCTCACTGGACAGAATGAAGTTGAAGTGGTGAAGAGGGTGAAGACTTTCTGCTGGAGGCCTAGAAAAG gttgcaccaaagaagatgaaATCCTATTTTCTGCTGCCCCACAAAATAAGACAGGAGGCAATGGCTTAACTG GTCCAGCAGAAGTTGTGACAGATGACATGACAAGCAGTTTAGATGAGTCTGATGATTTGGATTCGGATGTTGAAGACTGCAGCATGCCTACAGATACAGTTTTTCCTGAGTTGAAAACTGCATCCCACTATGAGAAAGAGGACTGGGATAAAGAGCTGGCGGACAGCAAATACAGTGACAATCCTTATG ATTTTGAAGATGTTATCCACTGTGGAAGTTTCCAAGATCAGGATCCAATGGCATCGTGCTCTCTTCAAGAAGAGCCTTTGTATGACCCAAGCTTGCATCATGTAGCACCACTGACTGTTAGCCAGCTGCAGGCCGTGCTGGTGGATGGCCAGTTTGATGATGCTGTTGACTGA